A single genomic interval of Kogia breviceps isolate mKogBre1 chromosome 6, mKogBre1 haplotype 1, whole genome shotgun sequence harbors:
- the LOC136794396 gene encoding uncharacterized protein isoform X4, with translation MRAGPGRAALARRRRGRPSSRRSRRSPPPPPSPPRFLLLLLLLLPPAASAPSTRPPPPPSRSPPPSRGPGPRLPDNCDQPT, from the coding sequence ATGCGAGCCGGGCCTGGGCGCGCGGCGCTCGCGAGGAGGCGGCGGGGCCGCCCGAGCTCTCGCCGCAGCCGCcgctctcctcctcctccgccttCTCCGCcccgcttcctcctcctcctcctcctcctcctccccccggcCGCCTCCGCCCCCTCCACCCGGCCGCCGCCTCCTCCGTCCCGGTCTCCGCCGCCGTCCCGGGGCCCTGGGCCCCGGCTCCCCG